The following coding sequences are from one Onychomys torridus chromosome 14, mOncTor1.1, whole genome shotgun sequence window:
- the LOC118595675 gene encoding ras-related protein Rap-2a-like, with product MEGLVLRPAKDYRVVLLGSVAVGKTALATQFACGRFPERCEPSVEELFSKVIEVNRTPALLEIVDTVGAEHLVTLKDLYIRNSDGFVVLYSVCSEASFQAVRPLREHMGRLRGSRAVPLVLVGTKVDLDAERQVQTAQGRALAREWRCPFLEVTAKSKMMVDRVFTQVVREMEALAPPVQEAPRIPANALEMWPTERFIG from the coding sequence ATGGAGGGTCTGGTGCTGCGCCCCGCCAAGGACTACCGGGTGGTGCTGCTCGGCAGCGTGGCGGTGGGCAAGACGGCGCTGGCCACGCAGTTCGCGTGCGGCCGCTTCCCCGAGCGCTGCGAGCCGTCGGTGGAGGAGCTGTTCAGCAAGGTGATCGAGGTGAACCGGACTCCCGCGCTGCTGGAGATCGTGGACACGGTGGGCGCCGAGCACCTGGTCACCCTCAAGGACCTGTACATCAGGAACAGCGACGGCTTCGTGGTGCTCTACAGCGTGTGCAGCGAGGCCTCGTTCCAGGCCGTGCGGCCGCTGCGCGAGCATATGGGCCGGCTGCGGGGCTCGCGCGCCGTCCCTCTGGTGTTGGTGGGCACCAAGGTCGACCTGGACGCCGAGCGCCAGGTACAGACGGCCCAGGGCCGCGCTCTGGCCCGAGAGTGGCGATGCCCATTCCTGGAGGTCACAGCCAAGAGCAAGATGATGGTGGACCGCGTGTTCACTCAGGTGGTGCGTGAGATGGAGGCCCTGGCTCCGCCGGTGCAGGAGGCTCCCCGCATCCCTGCCAACGCCCTGGAGATGTGGCCGACCGAGAGGTTCATTGGCTAG